From the Maioricimonas rarisocia genome, one window contains:
- a CDS encoding NAD(P)-binding domain-containing protein gives MNDQPRLAIIGAGPIGLEAALHATRAGFDVSLFERGQVAENVRRWGHVRLFSPFGMNSSELGRTALREQGYDLPGEDALLTGAEFADAYLQPFSELPEIRQALHEDADVFTIGRNGTWKGDLIGDPSRADAPFRLLVRDAATEQMIEAEFVFDCSGTFGNHNWLGDGGIPCPGELDYECDIEYGLPDLAGDARAEYAGRHTLLIGSGYSAATNLVALAGIASESPETRITWLTRRSDAAPVTQIEDDSLTERRRLTTIANELAARPDAPVERLAGYSVVSLAQDDMEDGFTVTVRSLADGSGKRLDVDRIIANVGYRPDRTVYEELQVHECYASQGPMRLAAKLLGETSADCLAQPTPDADLLRNPEPGFYILGSKSYGRNSRFLMRTGLQQIHDVLSLLPSRAATD, from the coding sequence GTGAACGATCAACCCCGACTGGCCATCATCGGAGCCGGCCCGATCGGTCTGGAAGCTGCCCTGCACGCCACCCGCGCCGGGTTCGATGTCTCTTTGTTCGAACGCGGACAGGTTGCCGAGAACGTCCGTCGCTGGGGGCACGTGCGGCTGTTCAGTCCCTTCGGCATGAATTCGTCAGAACTCGGCAGGACAGCTCTCCGCGAACAGGGCTACGACCTTCCCGGCGAAGACGCTCTGCTGACCGGTGCCGAGTTCGCAGACGCGTACCTGCAGCCGTTCAGCGAACTCCCCGAGATCCGCCAGGCCCTGCACGAAGACGCCGACGTCTTCACAATCGGCCGCAACGGAACCTGGAAAGGGGATCTTATCGGCGATCCGTCCCGTGCTGACGCCCCCTTCCGGCTTCTCGTCCGCGATGCGGCGACGGAGCAGATGATCGAAGCCGAATTCGTTTTCGACTGCTCCGGGACCTTCGGCAACCACAACTGGCTGGGAGATGGGGGGATCCCCTGTCCCGGCGAACTCGACTACGAATGCGATATCGAATACGGCCTGCCCGATCTCGCCGGCGACGCCCGTGCGGAATACGCCGGCCGCCATACGCTGCTGATCGGCAGCGGGTACTCGGCGGCAACCAACCTCGTCGCTCTGGCCGGCATCGCGTCGGAGTCCCCCGAAACGCGCATTACCTGGCTGACGCGGCGCAGCGATGCCGCTCCAGTCACACAGATCGAGGACGATTCCCTCACCGAACGCCGACGCCTCACGACGATCGCCAATGAACTGGCCGCCCGCCCGGATGCCCCTGTCGAACGGCTGGCTGGCTACAGCGTGGTCTCCCTGGCGCAAGACGACATGGAAGACGGATTCACTGTGACGGTTCGATCGCTGGCAGACGGCTCCGGGAAGAGGCTGGACGTTGACCGGATCATCGCCAACGTCGGTTACCGTCCCGATCGCACGGTCTACGAAGAGCTGCAGGTCCACGAATGCTATGCGTCCCAGGGACCGATGCGGCTGGCCGCGAAGCTGCTCGGAGAGACCTCTGCCGACTGCCTCGCACAACCAACTCCCGATGCGGATCTGTTGCGCAATCCCGAGCCGGGCTTCTACATCCTCGGATCGAAGAGCTACGGGCGGAACTCCCGCTTTCTGATGCGAACGGGCCTGCAGCAGATTCACGACGTCCTGTCCCTGTTGCCGTCGCGCGCGGCAACGGACTGA
- a CDS encoding Gfo/Idh/MocA family protein, producing the protein MASTLRVGIAGLVHDHVWSELKHWQQTGRVRIEAIADSNEPLRQRARDEFGIERFFDSPQAMLEDVELDAVEVCTSNADGLAVVEAACERNVACKIEKPMAACLADADRMLEAARKTGTLLMVNWPNRWRPNTTHAWRLLQAGEIGHVFSATMRMAHSGPRELGCSDYFCDWLFDSSQTGSGALVDYCSYGAAAFRYLFGRPQAVQAVAARLVKTDIDVVDNASITCIYPDRFAFTEASWTQLPHYHDARYLGTEGTLWTEPGRIMVARGRDGQPEEIPVEPLPEGRRNGAEYLIWCLDNDATPEDTCNAELCRDAQEILDAGLQAAASGQRVILPEST; encoded by the coding sequence ATGGCGTCCACCCTTCGCGTCGGAATTGCGGGACTGGTCCACGATCACGTCTGGAGCGAACTGAAACACTGGCAACAGACCGGTCGCGTCCGCATCGAAGCGATCGCCGACTCCAACGAACCGCTCCGCCAGCGGGCCCGCGACGAGTTCGGCATCGAGCGTTTCTTTGACTCGCCGCAGGCCATGCTCGAAGACGTCGAGCTGGACGCCGTCGAAGTCTGCACCTCCAACGCCGACGGACTGGCCGTCGTCGAAGCCGCCTGCGAGCGAAACGTCGCCTGCAAGATCGAAAAGCCGATGGCCGCCTGCCTGGCTGACGCCGATCGCATGCTCGAGGCCGCCCGCAAGACCGGCACGCTGCTGATGGTCAACTGGCCCAACCGCTGGCGTCCCAACACGACGCACGCCTGGCGACTGCTGCAGGCCGGGGAGATCGGCCACGTCTTCTCCGCCACGATGCGGATGGCTCACAGCGGCCCCCGCGAACTTGGGTGCAGCGACTATTTCTGCGACTGGTTGTTTGACTCCTCACAGACCGGCAGCGGCGCTCTGGTAGACTATTGCTCATACGGGGCCGCGGCATTCCGTTACCTGTTCGGCCGTCCGCAGGCGGTGCAGGCGGTCGCCGCCCGTCTCGTCAAAACGGACATCGACGTCGTCGACAACGCGTCGATCACCTGCATCTACCCGGACCGGTTCGCATTCACCGAGGCCTCATGGACGCAGTTGCCCCACTACCACGATGCCCGTTACCTCGGGACCGAAGGGACCTTGTGGACCGAACCGGGGAGAATCATGGTCGCCCGCGGACGCGACGGCCAGCCGGAAGAGATTCCCGTCGAACCTCTCCCCGAGGGCCGACGCAACGGAGCGGAATACCTGATCTGGTGCCTGGACAACGACGCCACGCCCGAAGACACCTGCAACGCCGAGCTCTGCCGCGATGCGCAGGAGATCCTCGACGCCGGCCTGCAGGCAGCCGCGTCCGGCCAGCGGGTCATCCTGCCGGAATCGACGTAG
- a CDS encoding ExeA family protein, translating into MYERYWQLEQSPFENHADPAFYYPTRTHQGALLKLRYLIENRKGLGLLAGGHGIGKTFITHVLETELEETYTPLIRLVYPLLEPDELLGYLALRLDEEAAEAVSQSRDSVLRRLERRLEQFTCENRHPVIVIDDAHLLEPRHLQVLQLLTNIQQDLGNRFSIILTGQPELLPHVERMGGLNSRVAVRITLRPLPPEETFEYVKHRLFAAGARGPVFADDSLQTFWELSKGIPRRINQVGDLSLLVGYADGLQTVSPVEIEAAAEELTCVSTD; encoded by the coding sequence ATGTACGAACGATACTGGCAACTCGAACAGTCCCCGTTCGAGAACCACGCAGACCCCGCCTTCTACTATCCGACGCGGACCCATCAGGGGGCCCTGCTCAAACTCCGCTACCTCATCGAGAACCGCAAGGGGCTTGGACTCCTGGCCGGCGGTCACGGCATCGGCAAGACGTTCATCACGCACGTCCTCGAAACCGAACTCGAAGAGACATACACGCCGCTCATCCGCCTGGTCTACCCGCTGCTCGAACCGGACGAACTGCTCGGCTACCTCGCCCTGCGGCTCGACGAAGAAGCGGCCGAGGCTGTCTCCCAAAGTCGCGACTCGGTCCTCCGCCGACTCGAACGCCGCCTCGAACAGTTCACCTGCGAGAACCGGCATCCGGTCATTGTGATTGATGATGCGCACCTGCTCGAGCCCCGGCACCTGCAGGTGCTGCAGTTGCTGACCAACATCCAGCAGGATCTCGGCAACCGCTTCTCGATCATTCTCACCGGGCAGCCCGAACTCCTTCCGCACGTCGAGCGAATGGGCGGACTGAACTCGCGCGTCGCCGTCCGCATCACGCTGCGACCGCTTCCGCCGGAAGAAACCTTCGAATACGTCAAACACCGGCTGTTCGCCGCCGGCGCCCGCGGCCCGGTCTTCGCAGACGACTCGCTGCAGACCTTCTGGGAACTCTCGAAGGGAATTCCCCGCCGAATCAACCAGGTGGGTGACCTCTCGCTGCTGGTGGGCTATGCCGACGGACTGCAGACCGTCTCGCCGGTCGAAATCGAGGCGGCCGCCGAAGAGCTGACCTGCGTCTCAACCGACTGA
- the rlmN gene encoding 23S rRNA (adenine(2503)-C(2))-methyltransferase RlmN, with product MLRPVTDLSRAELAAWCEEHGQQPYRADQIRRWIFGKRVDAFEEMHDIPAALRTALAEEFRLFASTVVRHQVSRDGTEKLLLALHDGEHLECVLMREDDRRTVCISTQVGCAMGCVFCASGLEGVTRNLSMGEILDQVLRLDRVLGPDERITNVVVMGMGEPLANLKNLLPTLKTLNEKGAFGLGARRVTVSTVGLPDRMAELAKEKPAYNLAVSLHAPNDELRTQIVPVNKSIGLEAILQAADEYFDKTGRRVTYEYVLLAETNDRTEHARELASLLQKRNAHINVIPMNPVAPLDHHAPAMPRTQQFVETLRGLGVNVTVRKRKGADIDAACGQLRLRHEQSDDLVTLET from the coding sequence ATGCTGCGGCCTGTTACCGATCTGAGTCGAGCCGAACTGGCGGCCTGGTGCGAAGAGCACGGGCAGCAACCCTACCGGGCCGATCAGATCCGCCGCTGGATCTTCGGCAAGCGGGTCGATGCGTTCGAAGAAATGCACGACATCCCGGCGGCGCTGCGGACGGCCCTGGCTGAGGAGTTCCGCCTGTTCGCCTCGACCGTGGTGCGTCACCAGGTGTCCCGGGACGGGACCGAGAAACTGCTGCTCGCACTGCACGACGGCGAGCATCTCGAATGCGTCCTCATGCGCGAGGATGACCGCCGGACCGTCTGCATCAGCACGCAGGTCGGCTGCGCGATGGGGTGCGTCTTCTGCGCCAGCGGGCTCGAAGGCGTCACCCGGAACCTGTCGATGGGCGAGATTCTCGATCAGGTGCTGCGGTTGGATCGCGTGCTGGGGCCGGACGAGCGGATCACCAACGTCGTCGTCATGGGGATGGGGGAGCCGCTGGCGAACCTGAAGAACCTGCTGCCGACGCTCAAGACGCTCAACGAAAAGGGGGCATTCGGCCTTGGAGCCCGGCGGGTGACCGTCTCGACGGTCGGCCTGCCGGACCGGATGGCGGAACTGGCGAAGGAGAAGCCGGCGTACAACCTGGCGGTCTCGCTGCATGCCCCCAACGATGAGCTGCGAACACAGATCGTCCCGGTCAACAAGTCGATCGGACTCGAAGCGATCCTGCAGGCGGCGGATGAGTACTTCGACAAGACGGGCCGCCGGGTCACGTACGAATACGTTCTGCTGGCAGAGACGAACGACCGAACCGAACATGCCCGCGAGCTGGCATCGCTGCTGCAGAAGCGGAACGCCCACATCAACGTGATCCCCATGAATCCCGTGGCTCCTCTCGATCATCACGCTCCTGCGATGCCGCGAACGCAGCAGTTCGTCGAGACGCTGCGGGGGCTGGGGGTGAACGTGACGGTCCGGAAGCGGAAGGGAGCGGACATCGACGCGGCGTGCGGTCAGCTTCGGCTCCGGCATGAGCAGTCAGATGATCTGGTGACGCTGGAGACGTGA